GCCGGCAAAGGTGTGTCGTATTGCGCGACCTGTGATGGCCCGTTTTACCGCGACCTAAATATTGCAGTGGTTGGCGGTGGCGACACAGCCGTCCAGGAAGCGGTCTATCTCACCAAGTTTGCAAAGAGCGTCACGGTGATTCATCGGAGAGATGAGTTGCGGGCCGCGCCAATTCTTCAGGAAGAAGCCTTTGCTCATCCGCAGGTTGCGTTTCAGTGTGATGCTGAGGTGATTGAAATAATAGGTGAAAAAGGGGTAGAATCTCTGAAGGTGAAGCATTCGGATGGGACAGAAGAGGTGTTGCCCTTCGATGGTGTTTTTATCCTGATCGGTGTAACACCAAACAATGAAATGTTGCCACCGGGGCAGCTGGAAATGGAAAATGGTTTTATTATTACTGATTGTATGATGCAGACCAGCCTTGCCGGGGTAATGGCCATTGGCGATATTCGGCATAACTCAATCAGGCAGGTTGTTTCAGCCGCAGGTGATGGCGCCGTGGCCGAAAAAGCGGTTGAGCATTATCTTGATACTCTCCGTCAGAAAAAAGTTTTAGTCGTCGAGAGAAAAAAATGCTCACAGCACAGTTAAATAGAAAACCAATGAAAAACAGACTCTCACAAATAACCACTGTTGTTTTACTTGTCCTGGTCGTATGTCTGCCAGGCTGTGTAATGCTTGACAGCTTTTTTTCTTTTTTGGGCTTTGGCGGCGGTGCTTCGGCACCGGATACACCAGACAGTCTGGCTATGCAGGCGATGGACGACTATAGTCGGGCCAGTTACACCGATGCCCTGGAGACATTTGAAGAGATTAAAGAACGCTATCCTTTCAGTCAGCACAGTCTTTTGGCAGAACTCAAAGCCGCTGACTGCCAGTACTATCTTGGAGATTACGCCGAGGCGATTGCCTCGTATGGTGAGTTTGAGGTAAATCATCCCACCAACGAAGCTATTCCCTATGTTTTATTCCAGATTGCCATGAGTTCGTATAAACAAATTGACAGCATTGACAGGGATCCCGGTGCGGCAATAGATTCGATCACGGCATTTTTGAAACTGCTCACAGCGTACCCGGATTCGCCTTATACTGTTGAGGCCAATGCCCGTGTGCTGGCGGCGAGAAATTTTCTGGCGAACCATGAGTTCTATGTGGCATCATTTTATGTCAGGACAAATGAGTTGCCAATGGCCGAAGCCCGGTTCCGCTATCTTCTGGCAAACTATCCGGAAACAACAGCAGCGTCTAAAGCCGAAGAGATAATTGTGGCGATTGATGCTGGCAATCCACCCAAACGAACCTGGAGAGACTGGGTCCCTGATATTTCTCTGCCAGACTGGCATACCTTTACTTCGATCTCTCCGGGCAAAGGTACCTCCGAAACGCCTCAGTAGATGACAGATCAAAAAAGGCTGTAGCTATAGGTGATAGGCTGTAGGGCTTTTTTTATCCTCTTAAATCTTCAGGAAAAAACACCTTTCAGCTTTTTTTCCTTCGTAAACTTTTATCGTAGCGTTCCTGCTCGCTGTAGATACAGCCGCAATAGGGTTGGCGGTAGAGTTCCATCTCAATCGATCTGTCAACTCCCTCCTGCCAGCCTTCGCGAAAGTCTTCGTAATAAAACGGTATTCCAGTTGTTTCAGCGATGTTCTCGCAGATTTTTTTGATCTGCTCATGGTTTTGGTAACGACTGTAGAGAAGTGTGGTTGAAAAGGCCTCGGCTTTGGCTTCTATGGCTTTCTGAGCGGTTACCTTCAGGCGCATGGCGTAGCAGAGTTGGCAGCGTTTAGTTTCGTTAAAGACTACTTCCCTGAGAAAACCTTGCAAACCATAGTTGCGGTCATAGTCCACGTCAAAATGCGTTTTCTGGCCGAACACCTCTAAGGCGTTAAGACGACGCTTGAACTCTTGAAAGGGGTGTATATTCGGGTTGTAGAACAGGCCGGAGACGCTGTGGCCAGTATCGCGAAGAGCTTGAAGGGGGTAAACCGCGCAGGGGCCGCAACAAACGTGCAGGAAAATAGTCACTGTGCTTTCGCCTTGAAACTTGTGGTATCAATTGCAAATTTGTTGATTTTGTAGTTGATGATGCGCAGGCTTGAGTCAAGAAACTCCGCAGCCTTGGTCTGGTTGCCTTTAAAGCGTTTGAGTGCATCGATGATGAGCTCGCGTTCAAAGTTCTCGACTGCCACAGTAAATGAGAGCGGGTTTTTATTGGTGCTGACTGTTTCGGCGCTTTGTAATGTGGGAGGCAGGTGATAGCTTTTAATCGCATCATCATCACAGATCAGCAGGGCTCGTTCCATGCAGTTCTGTAGTTCGCGAACGTTGCCAGGCCAGTGGTACTGGATTAAAAGATCAATAGCGGCAGTTGAAATTCGTTTAATGTTCTTCTTGTTCTCCTCGTTGTATTTTTGCAAAAAATAGTCGGCAAGCAGCAGAATGTCTGTGCGGCGGTCACGAAGTGGTGGGATATAAATTGGGAAAACGTTAAGTCGGTAGTAAAAATCCTCGCGAAAGGCGCCCTCTTCGACAGCTTTTTCTAAATCTCTATTGGTGGCGGTTACTAACCGGACGTTACATTGGCGCAATTTGGTACTGCCAAGGCGCTGAAACTCCTTGTCTTGAACCACATTAAGCAGTTTCACCTGAATGCTCAGAGAGAGCTCTCCAATCTCGTCAAGAAAGAGAGTGCCGCCTTCGGCAGCTTCGAAGCGGCCTTTTTTGAGTTGGTTTGCCCCGGTAAAAGCACCTTTCTCATAGCCAAAAAGCTCACTCTCGAGAAGTGTTTCCGGTAAGGCCGAGCAGTTGACGGCGATGAATGGGGCTTTGGCACGCCGACTGTTATAATGAATTGCCTTTGCTATTAAGGTCTTTCCTGTACCTGACTCGCCACGCAGCAGAACAGTAGCGTTGGAGTCGGCAACCCTGTTGGTCATCTCCAGAACTTCCAGCATCCTGCTGCTTTTGGAAATAATAGTCTCTATCCCGTATTTTTCGGAAAGTTGTTGTTTGAGATGGATGTTTTCGTGCAGGAGAGACTCTTTTTCTTTGTTAACCGCCTGAATACGGGTAACAGTTTGGGCGAAGAGGCCGCTTAATATAGTGAGAAAGCGAATCTCATCTTCATAATTAGCGCCCTCCCGGTAGCTGCAGTCGGTGCTTAGTGAGCCGATGGTGTTTTTGCCATGTTTGATCGGTACACATAAAAAGGAGAGGCCCTTGGCGATTGTGCCGCGAGTTCTGGTTCGATTGAGAAAGAGCGGCTCTTCGCTGACCTGAGGTACTATAATTGGTGCACCGGTGGCAACAACTCGGCCAGTGATGCCTTCACCGAGGTTATATACGCCACGTTTCCTGGCTTCAGCTGTCATGCCCTGAGCCACTTCAATCTCGATCTGCCCGGAGACCGGGTTGACGATGGTGACTGTGCCGTTCTTAAGGTCTGAATAGGCAGAAAGAATGAGTAAAGATCGTTTCAAGCAGTCCTGCAGGTCGGTAGAAGAAGCAAGAACTTTAGTGATCTCATACAGGCAGTTTAAGGTGGCGAACTCTTTAGCGTTTGTTTTTTGCATTAGATACAGTGGCAACTTTTGTGAGTAACTTTTTAGAGAATCAATTCTGCGATGGCATCTGACCAGATAGAATAGCCATGATCACTGATATGTACACCATCTTCAAGAAAATACCGTACATTTTTGTTGTATTTTGTGAAAATACAACAGCCATCCAGATATTTCAGGCGCTTATTTTTCGCCAGAGTTTTAATCATTGTATTGACTGATGGTATCGCATTTTCAGCAAGCCCGGGGAGCTTAAAGGGGAAAAGCCCGTGGACTAGTATTTTTGAAGATGGTGTATGTGTTTGAAAAGTATCAATTATTTTTTCATAATCAGGCATAAACGAAAAGTCCTGCATGGCAAGGTTATTAGTGCCGATCATTATAATCACCCAGTCTGGTTGAGGACTGAGTCTAATCAGGCTGTCGGTGCGCCGGCAAAGCTCTGAGACGGTTTCACCGGCACAACCAGAGTTAATTACTTTGCAGGTTGAAAATCGATACTGCCAATCAAAATATTCGATCAGTGAGTCGCCTATAAAATGCAGTGTTGTCATGGCTGTGAGTTGTCTTTAAGCAATTAAGACCATGGCCGCCATGGGTTGGACAGAGATCGCGGTCCCGGAGAGCGGTGCTGCTTTTCGGTGATCGAGGATATCATTTGGGGAGAGTTGGGCCGTATCAATAATTGGGTGCCAGTACGTCTGTTTTTGGGTTGAGGGCAGTTCGACATCAAGGGTTGAGCTGCCGGCGTTAAAGGCGATAAAAAAATTATTTATATCGTTCATCGCTTCACCGTTTAGGAACAAACAGAGAAGTCTGGACTCGGCTGACCAATCTTCGGTGCCTCGATGAGTACCCTGCCAGAGGATGTCGGCAGGTTTATTTTTTTGTGTCTTAGTGAAGAATGCAGTCCGATGAAAAACGGGATGGTCCTTGCGCAGACCAATGAGTTTTTTGAAAAATCGGTGCATATCCTTGTGCTTTTCCGCCAGAGACCAATCCAGCCAGCTTAATGGGTTGTCTTGACAATAGGCGTTGTTATTACCTTTCTGGGTGCGGCAAAATTCGTCTCCGGCAAGGAGCATAGGGGTGCCCTGGGAAAGGAGTAGAATTGTTGCCATAGTGCGCATGCGCCTAAAGCGCAGGTTCTGAATCTCTTTTGAGGTGGTAGGGCCTTCTTTGCCGCTGTTCCAGCTGATATTGTGGTTTTCTCCGTCCCGATTATTTTCACCGTTGGCAGTATTGACTTTACTGTTGTAACTGACCAGGTCATACATGGTAAAGCCATCGTGGCTGGTTATGAAGTTCACGCTGTTGTTGGGTGAGCGACCACTCTCTTTGAAAAGATCAGAACTGCCGGCAACTCTGGTTGCCAGCGCTGTAACAGTGTTTTTGTGCCCGCACATAAATGATCTGACATCATCTCGGTAACGGCCGTTCCATTCCGCCCAGCGTGAATCTGTTGAAAAACTGCCGACCTGATAAAGGCCTGCTGCATCCCAGGCCTCGGCGATGATTTTGGTGTCTGCCAAAAAAGGGTCGGCAGCAATTTGTTCAACAAGAGGGGCTATTTCGAGGGGCTGGCCGTTCTGGCCTCGGCTGAAAATAGAGGCCAGATCAAAACGGAATCCATCAACATGCATTTCCAGAACCCAGTATCGCAGGCAGTCGATAATGAATTCGCGAACAACAGGATGGTTGCAGTTGACAGTATTGCCGCAACCTGAATAGTTTGCATAGTTGTTTTCGGAATCAAGGAGATAATAGATGCCGTTGTCAATGCCCCGAAAACTAAGAGTTGGTCCCGTTATATCTCCTTCTCCGGTATGGTTAAACACCACATCCAGAATAATTTCAAGGCCGGCATTGTGCAAGGCCTTGACCAGAGATTTGAACTCATTAATTTGTTGACCTGGCGCCTTGCTGACGGCATAACCAGCTTTAGGGGAAAAAAAGTTGATTGAGTTGTAGCCCCAGAAATTGACTAAGGGTTGAGGGGAAAGCGGGTTGGCAAATTTAATTTCCGTCTCGTCAAATTCATGGATTGGCAAAAGCTCAACGGCTGTAATGCCAAGATCAGTTAAATAGGGGATTTTTTCGATTATACCCTCATATGTGCCAGGGTTTTTTACACCGGAATTTTTGTTCATTGTGAAGCCGCGGACATGCATTTCGTAAATAATGGTCTCCTGCAGAGGTCTTTTTAGGGGGCGGTCGTCATGCCATTTAAAAGGCAG
This portion of the Desulfobulbaceae bacterium genome encodes:
- a CDS encoding GDSL family lipase; amino-acid sequence: MTTLHFIGDSLIEYFDWQYRFSTCKVINSGCAGETVSELCRRTDSLIRLSPQPDWVIIMIGTNNLAMQDFSFMPDYEKIIDTFQTHTPSSKILVHGLFPFKLPGLAENAIPSVNTMIKTLAKNKRLKYLDGCCIFTKYNKNVRYFLEDGVHISDHGYSIWSDAIAELIL
- a CDS encoding epoxyqueuosine reductase QueH, whose amino-acid sequence is MTIFLHVCCGPCAVYPLQALRDTGHSVSGLFYNPNIHPFQEFKRRLNALEVFGQKTHFDVDYDRNYGLQGFLREVVFNETKRCQLCYAMRLKVTAQKAIEAKAEAFSTTLLYSRYQNHEQIKKICENIAETTGIPFYYEDFREGWQEGVDRSIEMELYRQPYCGCIYSEQERYDKSLRRKKS
- the trxB gene encoding thioredoxin-disulfide reductase, which gives rise to MNEEKIYQLVIIGAGPGGLTAGLYASRARIDTILVEKAIEGGQILVTDWIDNYPGFPEGVSGFELAEKMKAQAMRFGLSYLNNSVASMALEEEIKTITFEDGTAIQARAVIVATGARPNKLNVPGEKELAGKGVSYCATCDGPFYRDLNIAVVGGGDTAVQEAVYLTKFAKSVTVIHRRDELRAAPILQEEAFAHPQVAFQCDAEVIEIIGEKGVESLKVKHSDGTEEVLPFDGVFILIGVTPNNEMLPPGQLEMENGFIITDCMMQTSLAGVMAIGDIRHNSIRQVVSAAGDGAVAEKAVEHYLDTLRQKKVLVVERKKCSQHS
- a CDS encoding outer membrane protein assembly factor BamD, which produces MKNRLSQITTVVLLVLVVCLPGCVMLDSFFSFLGFGGGASAPDTPDSLAMQAMDDYSRASYTDALETFEEIKERYPFSQHSLLAELKAADCQYYLGDYAEAIASYGEFEVNHPTNEAIPYVLFQIAMSSYKQIDSIDRDPGAAIDSITAFLKLLTAYPDSPYTVEANARVLAARNFLANHEFYVASFYVRTNELPMAEARFRYLLANYPETTAASKAEEIIVAIDAGNPPKRTWRDWVPDISLPDWHTFTSISPGKGTSETPQ
- the glgX gene encoding glycogen debranching protein GlgX, coding for MPPEISFHSGQPYPLGLTIQGKSLNFSIVSTDATSVVLCLFEPGISQPFTEILLDPYQNRTGNVWHISVTGIKKGSLYAYRIDGPKTAKHHRFDVKNFLLDPYAKTVVGNEVWGKRKKNQPLLGVVDQLPFKWHDDRPLKRPLQETIIYEMHVRGFTMNKNSGVKNPGTYEGIIEKIPYLTDLGITAVELLPIHEFDETEIKFANPLSPQPLVNFWGYNSINFFSPKAGYAVSKAPGQQINEFKSLVKALHNAGLEIILDVVFNHTGEGDITGPTLSFRGIDNGIYYLLDSENNYANYSGCGNTVNCNHPVVREFIIDCLRYWVLEMHVDGFRFDLASIFSRGQNGQPLEIAPLVEQIAADPFLADTKIIAEAWDAAGLYQVGSFSTDSRWAEWNGRYRDDVRSFMCGHKNTVTALATRVAGSSDLFKESGRSPNNSVNFITSHDGFTMYDLVSYNSKVNTANGENNRDGENHNISWNSGKEGPTTSKEIQNLRFRRMRTMATILLLSQGTPMLLAGDEFCRTQKGNNNAYCQDNPLSWLDWSLAEKHKDMHRFFKKLIGLRKDHPVFHRTAFFTKTQKNKPADILWQGTHRGTEDWSAESRLLCLFLNGEAMNDINNFFIAFNAGSSTLDVELPSTQKQTYWHPIIDTAQLSPNDILDHRKAAPLSGTAISVQPMAAMVLIA
- a CDS encoding sigma 54-interacting transcriptional regulator, whose amino-acid sequence is MQKTNAKEFATLNCLYEITKVLASSTDLQDCLKRSLLILSAYSDLKNGTVTIVNPVSGQIEIEVAQGMTAEARKRGVYNLGEGITGRVVATGAPIIVPQVSEEPLFLNRTRTRGTIAKGLSFLCVPIKHGKNTIGSLSTDCSYREGANYEDEIRFLTILSGLFAQTVTRIQAVNKEKESLLHENIHLKQQLSEKYGIETIISKSSRMLEVLEMTNRVADSNATVLLRGESGTGKTLIAKAIHYNSRRAKAPFIAVNCSALPETLLESELFGYEKGAFTGANQLKKGRFEAAEGGTLFLDEIGELSLSIQVKLLNVVQDKEFQRLGSTKLRQCNVRLVTATNRDLEKAVEEGAFREDFYYRLNVFPIYIPPLRDRRTDILLLADYFLQKYNEENKKNIKRISTAAIDLLIQYHWPGNVRELQNCMERALLICDDDAIKSYHLPPTLQSAETVSTNKNPLSFTVAVENFERELIIDALKRFKGNQTKAAEFLDSSLRIINYKINKFAIDTTSFKAKAQ